From the Deinococcus gobiensis I-0 genome, the window GACCACTGAACTGAACATCACCGGGATGAGCTGCGGGCACTGCGTGAAGGCGGTCGAGAAGGCGCTGACGGCCGTGCCCGGCGTGGAGGCCGCGCAGGTGGACCTCGCCCAGGGCCGCGCGACGGTGCAGGGCGCCGCCGACCCACAGACCCTGATCGCCGCCGTGCAGGAGGAGGGCTACAGCGCGCAGGTGGCGGGCGCGTGAGGGGGGCGCGGCTGGCGCTGCTGGGCACCCTGCTGACGGGCGCGGCGCTGGCCGGGGGCCGGGAGCCGGGGCCGGTCGGGACGCCGGGCGCGCACGATATGGCGGGGCACGGCATGCCCATGTCCGGGTCCATGTCCGGCCTGTCCATGACCGCCATGAACGCGCAGATGCTCGCGGAGCTGCGTCCCCTCTCGGGCCGCGCCTTCGACATCCGCTGGACGCAGCTGATGGGCATGCACCACCGCATGGCCGTGGAGATGGCCCGGACCGAACTGGGCCGGGGCCGCGCCCCCCGCGTGCAGGCGCTGGCCCGGCAGATCGTCGCCGAGCAGAGCGCCGAGCTGACGCGGATGGCCGGCTGGCTGCGGACCTGGGGCGCCACCGAGGACTCCATGCCCATGCCCCACATGATGCCCCCGGCCGCCGGCGACACCGACCGCTGGTTCCTGGCCGAGATGATCCCCCACCACCAGGGCGCGGTAGACATGGGCCGCCTCGTGCCCGCGCGGACGCAGACGGCAGAGGTGCGGACGCTGGCCGCGAGCATCGTCCGCTCGCAGAGTGCCGAGATCGCGCAGTTCCGGGCGCTGCTGCGGGGACAGCCATGAGCGCCGGGCCGGAAGCGGACGCGGCCTGCGGGGCCCACGCCGATCACCTGTGCATGCCGACCGAGGCCCGCAAGCGCGCCATGCGCCGCCTGAGCATCGCGCGCGGGCACCTCGACAGCATCGTGCGGATGCTGGAAAAGGACGACGTGTACTGCGTGGACGTGCTGCGCCAGATCAAGGCCGTGCAGGGCGCACTGTCGGGCGCGGGCGACGTGGTGCTGCGCGGGCACCTGGAAACCCACGTGGCGACCGCCCACGAGCGCGGAGACACGACCGAGATCGTCGAAGAACTCATGGAAGCGCTGCGCTACCGCTGAGGTGCCCACAGCCCCTCCTTCCCACGCGGGAGGAGCGCTGTTCATCGGCGCCGCAAGGCCGCCGGCAGCGCGAGCAGGTCGGCCAGCCCCGAGGCGGGCAGCAGCGCGTCGAGGTGCGGCAGGGCCGCCGCCACCGCGCGCTGTACCGGCCGGTAGCCGGGCAGCCCGGCCAGCGGCGAAAGCCACACGACCAGCCCCGCCCGGGCGGCGAGGTCGCGCATGGCGCGGCGCACGAGGTCGGGATCACCCGTGTCCAGCCCGTCGCTGAGGATGAGCAGCGCCGTGTCGGGCGTCACGCGGGCGCGCTCGTCGCGGGCGAGGCGCAGCAGGCTCTGGCCGATGCGGGTGCCGCCGCCCCAGGCCCCGGCCTCCTGCGGCAGCGCCAGCGGGGCGCCGGGGGCCGCGCCGCGCAGCCGGGGGGTCAGGCGCACGAGGTCGGTGCTGAACACGTAGACCTCGACCCGCCGGGCGCGCAGGTGCAGCGCCTGGGCAAAGCGCAGCAGCAGCGCGGCGTCGCGGCCCATGCTGCGGCTGCCGTCCAGCACGATCAGGACGCGCGCCTGTGTACGCGGCCGCCCCAGCCAGCGCAGCCGCGCCGGGTCGCCCCCGGTGCGCGCCGCCGCCCGCAGGGTGCGCCGCAGGTCCAGCACCCGCCCGCGCGCCTGCGGCACCCGCCGGTGCCGGGGGGCCAGCCGCAACGCTGCCAGAAAAGCCCCCGCCGCCCGCAGCAGCGTGCCCAGATCGTCGGGGGGCAGCGCCCCTTCCCCGCCCGCCCCCGGCTGATCGCTGAGCCGGGCGAACTGCACCGGGGCGGGTGGGCCGTCCTGCTCGGCGTCCGGCCCCAGCTGCGGCGCCCCGGCAGCACCGGGCATGGCGTCGTCGGCTGCCACAGGAGGCGGCTCGGGCAGGTCGCGGGGCGGGGCCGGCGCGCCCTCCTCCTGGGCCGGTTCGGGCCGGGGCGCGCCGGGCTGCGGCTGCGCCGGGCCGGGTTCGGGCACGCCGGGGGCCGCCGAGGGCAGGGTC encodes:
- a CDS encoding CopZ family metallochaperone; protein product: MTTELNITGMSCGHCVKAVEKALTAVPGVEAAQVDLAQGRATVQGAADPQTLIAAVQEEGYSAQVAGA
- a CDS encoding DUF305 domain-containing protein — its product is MRGARLALLGTLLTGAALAGGREPGPVGTPGAHDMAGHGMPMSGSMSGLSMTAMNAQMLAELRPLSGRAFDIRWTQLMGMHHRMAVEMARTELGRGRAPRVQALARQIVAEQSAELTRMAGWLRTWGATEDSMPMPHMMPPAAGDTDRWFLAEMIPHHQGAVDMGRLVPARTQTAEVRTLAASIVRSQSAEIAQFRALLRGQP
- a CDS encoding metal-sensitive transcriptional regulator, with the protein product MSAGPEADAACGAHADHLCMPTEARKRAMRRLSIARGHLDSIVRMLEKDDVYCVDVLRQIKAVQGALSGAGDVVLRGHLETHVATAHERGDTTEIVEELMEALRYR
- a CDS encoding vWA domain-containing protein; this translates as MTGPAPLSPEAVPALVLRLAARLRTRHGFLIGPGEVGDALRALGVVDLGRVREVRAALRAVLCASRAELRVFDAEFAAVFLPGDLPPPELPTLPSAAPGVPEPGPAQPQPGAPRPEPAQEEGAPAPPRDLPEPPPVAADDAMPGAAGAPQLGPDAEQDGPPAPVQFARLSDQPGAGGEGALPPDDLGTLLRAAGAFLAALRLAPRHRRVPQARGRVLDLRRTLRAAARTGGDPARLRWLGRPRTQARVLIVLDGSRSMGRDAALLLRFAQALHLRARRVEVYVFSTDLVRLTPRLRGAAPGAPLALPQEAGAWGGGTRIGQSLLRLARDERARVTPDTALLILSDGLDTGDPDLVRRAMRDLAARAGLVVWLSPLAGLPGYRPVQRAVAAALPHLDALLPASGLADLLALPAALRRR